From Paenibacillus sp. PK3_47, the proteins below share one genomic window:
- a CDS encoding methyltransferase domain-containing protein: protein MRIDIGCGSGKETGYLGIGRMPAPGVDLVCDINEGIPLPDNSAEFVMASRVLPYVDNLFAVMNEIYRISTHKAVVCILAPYAHSFPHISNPLFKQKFDEYTPRYFTGEFYQPSCSTPSPPVPDYPVPVPPFDFRLLRMELFYQYPFNDSLYETEELEILKMLQSNVVHEIMYHFAVIKQEISLEELEAMSRYRYPEPRVLLERRLRAGTRPNSGR from the coding sequence TTGAGAATCGATATCGGCTGCGGTTCAGGCAAAGAGACAGGTTATCTGGGAATCGGCCGCATGCCAGCCCCCGGCGTGGATCTTGTCTGTGATATCAATGAAGGCATTCCGCTGCCGGACAATTCCGCTGAATTCGTGATGGCCAGCCGTGTACTGCCTTATGTGGACAATTTGTTTGCAGTCATGAACGAAATTTACCGGATCAGTACCCATAAAGCTGTTGTCTGCATTCTGGCTCCCTATGCCCACAGCTTTCCCCACATCTCCAATCCGTTGTTCAAGCAGAAATTTGACGAATATACTCCGCGTTACTTTACCGGTGAATTTTACCAGCCTTCCTGCAGTACACCTTCTCCGCCTGTCCCCGATTATCCTGTCCCCGTTCCGCCCTTTGATTTCCGGCTCCTGCGGATGGAGCTGTTCTACCAGTATCCATTTAATGACTCGCTGTATGAGACGGAAGAGCTGGAGATTCTCAAAATGCTGCAGTCTAATGTGGTTCATGAGATTATGTATCATTTTGCTGTAATCAAGCAGGAGATCAGCCTTGAGGAACTGGAGGCGATGAGCCGGTACCGCTATCCTGAACCGCGAGTCCTGCTGGAGCGCAGGCTGCGCGCAGGGACCAGACCAAATTCCGGCAGGTGA
- a CDS encoding amidohydrolase → MSATLFKNGILPFHSHQAADAVYVENGVIAAVGESSELALQLSGTSYSTVDWDGAYVLPGLTDAHVHLGMHGMKLDMLDFTGMTSREEMLGAIRKRAEVTPPGEWILGLNWNENEFRDMTAPHISELDEVTDRHPVFLTRTCFHAFLGNSEAFRRAGVSELTPDFASGAYGRDTGGRLNGWIYEDAAQPFNAVQPAPGYAAKKEAVRRGITDALSLGLTAVHTEDLRLLDSVETMLRIHRELREEGLFFRTHQLMYYSYLQEMEALGLKAGYGDEWLRIGAVKLFADGAIGGRTALLEQPYSDAPDTCGIAIHPQEGLNEIVAAARRQGFPVAVHAIGDAAARMTLAAMEHSRLPMNAALPDRFIHAQVLNAERVQQMSRMRLIADIQPRFVASDFPWVLERVGPARTGHLYAWKKLLDAGIICAGGSDAPIEPISPFLGLHAAVTRRKPGESHGGYLPEEKLDIREALGLFTTGSALAAGEEQERGRIAPGQRADFTVIDRDICMDAEELLKVNVRMTVVNGVAAYTAG, encoded by the coding sequence ATGAGCGCCACATTATTTAAAAATGGCATTCTGCCGTTTCACAGCCATCAAGCTGCTGACGCTGTATATGTTGAAAACGGGGTAATTGCTGCCGTTGGGGAGAGCAGTGAGCTGGCCCTGCAGCTAAGCGGCACAAGCTACAGCACAGTGGACTGGGACGGAGCTTATGTGCTGCCCGGCTTGACAGATGCGCATGTGCATCTGGGCATGCACGGGATGAAGCTGGACATGCTGGATTTCACCGGCATGACCTCCAGGGAAGAGATGCTGGGGGCCATCAGGAAGCGTGCGGAGGTGACGCCTCCGGGAGAATGGATTCTCGGCCTGAACTGGAATGAGAATGAGTTCAGGGATATGACAGCCCCGCATATCTCCGAGCTGGATGAGGTGACAGACCGCCATCCTGTCTTTCTGACGCGGACCTGTTTCCATGCCTTTTTGGGAAACAGCGAGGCCTTCAGGCGGGCAGGAGTCAGCGAGCTGACTCCTGATTTCGCATCCGGAGCTTACGGGCGGGATACCGGAGGCAGGCTGAACGGCTGGATTTATGAGGATGCTGCGCAGCCGTTCAATGCTGTGCAGCCTGCCCCCGGCTATGCGGCCAAGAAAGAGGCGGTCCGCCGCGGAATAACCGATGCCCTCTCACTGGGGCTGACGGCTGTCCACACCGAGGATCTAAGGTTACTGGACAGTGTGGAGACCATGCTGCGGATTCACCGTGAGCTGCGGGAAGAAGGGCTCTTCTTCCGCACTCACCAGCTCATGTATTACAGTTACCTTCAGGAAATGGAAGCACTGGGCCTGAAGGCCGGGTACGGGGATGAGTGGCTGCGGATCGGTGCCGTCAAGCTGTTCGCCGATGGCGCCATCGGCGGGCGGACAGCACTGCTGGAGCAGCCCTACAGCGATGCTCCGGATACCTGCGGCATTGCTATCCACCCGCAGGAGGGGCTTAATGAAATCGTCGCCGCCGCCCGCCGGCAGGGCTTTCCGGTGGCCGTGCATGCGATCGGGGACGCCGCAGCCCGGATGACACTTGCTGCTATGGAGCACAGCCGGCTGCCGATGAACGCTGCACTGCCGGACCGCTTCATTCATGCCCAGGTGCTGAATGCCGAACGGGTGCAGCAGATGAGCCGAATGCGGCTGATCGCTGATATTCAGCCGCGGTTCGTTGCCAGTGATTTCCCGTGGGTTCTGGAACGGGTAGGCCCGGCAAGAACCGGACATCTGTATGCCTGGAAGAAGCTGCTGGATGCCGGGATTATATGTGCAGGAGGCAGCGATGCGCCGATTGAGCCGATCAGTCCGTTCCTCGGGCTTCATGCCGCAGTGACCCGCCGCAAGCCGGGGGAAAGTCATGGGGGCTATCTGCCGGAAGAGAAGCTGGACATCCGGGAAGCTCTGGGGCTGTTCACGACAGGCAGCGCCCTGGCAGCAGGCGAGGAGCAGGAGCGGGGAAGGATCGCGCCCGGCCAGCGGGCGGATTTCACGGTAATTGACCGCGACATCTGTATGGATGCGGAGGAACTGCTGAAGGTAAATGTAAGAATGACGGTGGTTAACGGTGTTGCTGCTTATACTGCCGGATAA
- a CDS encoding DUF423 domain-containing protein: MQRRFMVWGAVLAMLSVGIGAFGAHMLESVLSEHYMQVYETGVQYHMVHALGLMIIALVAGQWGESRRLRWAGNLIILGIILFSGSLYVLSISGIKVLGAITPLGGVAFIAGWICLAVEAFSRKP; this comes from the coding sequence ATGCAGCGTAGATTTATGGTCTGGGGAGCTGTACTGGCGATGCTGTCAGTCGGGATAGGCGCATTTGGAGCGCATATGCTGGAGTCTGTCCTCAGCGAACATTATATGCAGGTATATGAGACGGGAGTGCAATACCATATGGTGCATGCGCTTGGCCTGATGATCATCGCGCTGGTTGCGGGCCAGTGGGGAGAGAGCAGACGCCTGCGCTGGGCGGGCAATCTGATTATACTGGGGATCATTCTTTTCTCCGGCAGTCTGTATGTATTAAGCATCAGCGGAATCAAAGTTCTCGGCGCCATTACCCCGTTGGGCGGTGTGGCCTTTATTGCCGGATGGATTTGCCTGGCAGTGGAAGCCTTTTCGCGGAAACCGTGA
- a CDS encoding DUF1805 domain-containing protein, giving the protein MVTIEPVKVGDHTLVGVEVKLPKTTLLTISTSRGYIMCGALDVGLLNEKLSDRQIIAARAVGVRTLPQLLAAPLESVTTEAEKMGIVPGMTGADALLLML; this is encoded by the coding sequence TTGGTTACGATAGAGCCTGTCAAAGTGGGGGATCATACGCTGGTTGGTGTCGAGGTCAAGCTTCCTAAAACAACGCTGCTTACCATCAGCACAAGCCGGGGTTATATTATGTGCGGGGCACTTGATGTAGGCCTGCTCAACGAAAAGCTTAGTGACCGCCAGATTATTGCCGCCAGGGCTGTAGGTGTGCGTACACTGCCGCAACTGCTTGCAGCACCGCTCGAATCTGTTACGACTGAGGCGGAGAAAATGGGCATTGTTCCCGGCATGACCGGTGCGGATGCACTGCTTCTCATGCTTTAA
- a CDS encoding Dps family protein gives MAKATNKVDTASLEQLLNREVANFNVLYVKIHNYHWYVKGEQFFALHVKFEELYDDITLKMDEVAERLLAIKGSPAATMKEYLEISTIQEATGKEDTRGMVQTLIEDFATVSEELTEGIELAEEASDQPTADLLTGIRADLEKHQWMLRAFLG, from the coding sequence ATGGCTAAAGCAACTAACAAGGTAGATACTGCATCTTTGGAACAACTACTTAACCGCGAGGTCGCTAACTTTAATGTATTGTACGTCAAAATTCACAACTATCACTGGTACGTAAAAGGCGAACAGTTCTTCGCCCTGCATGTGAAGTTTGAAGAGCTGTACGATGACATTACACTGAAGATGGACGAAGTCGCTGAACGCCTGCTGGCGATCAAAGGCAGCCCGGCTGCAACCATGAAGGAATATCTGGAGATTTCCACAATCCAGGAAGCAACAGGCAAAGAGGATACACGCGGCATGGTTCAGACTCTGATTGAGGACTTTGCCACCGTATCTGAAGAGCTGACAGAAGGCATCGAGCTTGCTGAAGAAGCCAGCGATCAGCCGACCGCCGACCTGCTCACAGGAATCCGTGCAGATCTCGAGAAACATCAATGGATGCTGCGTGCGTTCCTCGGCTAA
- a CDS encoding DUF1802 family protein yields MNANPVALKEWASAIRALKEGRQIMLMRKGGIAEETKRFELKSHSFYLYPTYEHQRPELLKEQYRHLVGDTLGEMDANAAEIGLTAYAEAVHDLEIHDLEQLELLYPYHIWSEGLAAERLRWKAKEPLHVLLLRVYVPESPVSVEILPEYSGCRSWIELGAPPESGSLRPVLDDETFNRKVADILSALGR; encoded by the coding sequence TTGAACGCTAACCCTGTAGCACTGAAAGAATGGGCGTCAGCTATACGGGCGCTGAAAGAGGGCCGGCAGATTATGCTTATGCGCAAAGGGGGAATAGCGGAAGAAACGAAGCGTTTTGAGCTGAAAAGCCACTCGTTTTATCTGTATCCTACGTATGAGCACCAGCGTCCGGAGCTGCTGAAGGAGCAGTACCGTCATCTTGTGGGCGATACGCTCGGGGAGATGGATGCAAACGCCGCTGAGATCGGTCTTACGGCTTACGCAGAGGCAGTACATGATCTGGAGATTCATGACCTGGAACAGCTGGAGCTGCTCTATCCTTATCATATCTGGAGTGAAGGGCTGGCTGCCGAAAGACTGCGCTGGAAGGCCAAGGAACCGCTGCATGTACTTTTGCTGCGCGTATATGTTCCGGAATCCCCGGTATCTGTGGAGATACTGCCGGAATACTCCGGCTGCCGCTCCTGGATTGAGCTGGGGGCACCGCCGGAATCCGGCAGCCTGCGCCCGGTTTTGGATGACGAAACCTTTAACCGCAAGGTGGCTGACATCCTCTCTGCCCTGGGAAGGTAA
- the sufC gene encoding Fe-S cluster assembly ATPase SufC, whose protein sequence is MAADFVIEGLKATIEGKEILKGINLQMKGGEIHAIMGPNGTGKSTLASALMGHPKYEVTEGTAVLDGEDLLEMAVDERARAGLFLAMQYPSEIAGVTNSDFLRSAINSRREEGNEISLIRFIRQMEAKMKELEMNPEFLHRYLNEGFSGGEKKRNEILQMMMLDPKIVILDEIDSGLDIDALKIVAEGVNAMRSPERGFLVITHYQRLLNYIKPDFVHVMMQGRIVKSGGPELAERLEAEGYEWVKEELGIEDETVGQEA, encoded by the coding sequence ATGGCAGCAGATTTTGTCATTGAGGGACTGAAAGCGACGATTGAAGGAAAAGAAATTCTGAAGGGAATTAACCTTCAAATGAAGGGTGGAGAAATCCACGCGATCATGGGACCGAACGGTACCGGTAAAAGTACACTGGCATCGGCACTTATGGGTCATCCTAAATATGAAGTAACTGAAGGCACTGCAGTGCTGGACGGTGAAGACCTGCTGGAGATGGCTGTTGACGAGCGCGCACGTGCAGGCCTGTTCCTGGCTATGCAGTATCCAAGCGAAATTGCCGGAGTAACCAACTCCGACTTCCTGCGCAGTGCAATCAATTCCCGCCGCGAAGAAGGCAACGAAATTTCCCTGATCCGCTTTATCCGTCAGATGGAAGCAAAGATGAAGGAGCTGGAGATGAATCCGGAATTCCTGCACCGCTACCTGAACGAAGGCTTCTCCGGCGGTGAGAAGAAGCGTAACGAAATCCTTCAAATGATGATGCTGGATCCGAAGATCGTTATTCTTGACGAAATTGACTCCGGCCTTGATATTGATGCACTCAAAATTGTTGCCGAGGGCGTGAACGCTATGCGCAGCCCTGAACGTGGTTTCCTTGTTATTACCCACTACCAGCGTCTTTTGAACTACATCAAACCGGATTTTGTCCATGTTATGATGCAGGGACGTATTGTGAAATCCGGCGGACCTGAGCTTGCAGAACGTCTGGAAGCAGAAGGCTACGAATGGGTGAAGGAAGAGCTCGGCATTGAAGATGAAACTGTAGGTCAAGAAGCTTAA
- the sufD gene encoding Fe-S cluster assembly protein SufD — protein MTTQTILPVDAGRLSELSQGSGEPGWLTESRLKALELAAGLELPKLEKTRIERWNVNNYGTYKASEPIAALSEAPASIAALIKDQEEGSLIIQRNSGAVYTRLAPELAAQGVIFTDLQTAVKEHGDLVQRYLHKAVQPDEHSIAALHAALWSGGVFLYVPKNVIIETPLQAVFLTDDAEAAFVPHILVVADTNSSVTYVDNYVSDKTEAGLHNGAVEVFVGAGAAVRYATVHQLGEDTTDVTYRRAVLENDGSIEWIVGEMNYGDTASDTKSVLKGNGSNSDAKVIAVGSGSQKLNYTTQAQHFGKHTPSDMITRAVMRDSANSIINGITKIEKGATRADGQQTEKVLMLSPKARGDANPILLIDEDDVTAGHAASVGQVNYEQVYYLMSRGITRHDAEKLIIYGFLAPVVSQIPLEGLRNQLQTLVERKLGQ, from the coding sequence ATGACGACGCAAACCATTCTTCCGGTGGACGCCGGACGTCTCAGCGAATTATCGCAGGGCAGCGGTGAGCCGGGCTGGCTTACAGAGAGCCGTTTGAAGGCTCTGGAGCTTGCTGCCGGGCTGGAACTGCCAAAACTAGAGAAGACTCGGATTGAACGCTGGAATGTAAATAATTACGGAACTTATAAAGCAAGCGAGCCTATTGCAGCACTTAGCGAAGCGCCTGCTTCCATCGCTGCCCTGATCAAGGATCAGGAGGAAGGCAGCCTTATCATTCAGCGCAATTCGGGCGCAGTATATACCCGTCTTGCTCCTGAGCTTGCCGCTCAGGGCGTGATCTTTACAGATCTGCAGACCGCTGTGAAGGAGCATGGCGATCTTGTGCAGCGTTACCTGCATAAGGCTGTGCAGCCTGATGAGCATTCTATTGCCGCACTGCATGCAGCACTTTGGAGCGGAGGGGTATTCCTCTATGTTCCGAAGAATGTAATAATTGAGACGCCGCTGCAGGCCGTGTTCCTTACAGATGATGCAGAAGCTGCTTTTGTTCCGCATATTCTGGTTGTTGCGGATACGAACAGTTCGGTGACTTATGTAGACAACTATGTATCCGACAAGACGGAAGCCGGACTTCACAACGGTGCGGTTGAAGTATTCGTGGGCGCAGGTGCAGCAGTGCGTTACGCTACTGTACACCAGCTGGGTGAAGACACTACGGACGTAACCTACCGCCGGGCTGTGCTGGAGAATGACGGAAGTATTGAATGGATTGTCGGCGAGATGAACTATGGCGATACTGCAAGTGATACGAAATCAGTGCTGAAGGGTAATGGTTCTAACTCGGACGCTAAAGTGATTGCTGTCGGTTCAGGTTCACAGAAGCTGAATTATACGACTCAAGCACAGCATTTCGGCAAGCACACGCCAAGTGACATGATTACCCGTGCGGTTATGCGTGACTCGGCGAATTCCATTATTAACGGGATTACCAAAATCGAGAAGGGTGCCACAAGAGCTGACGGCCAGCAGACCGAAAAGGTGCTGATGCTGAGCCCGAAAGCGCGCGGTGACGCCAATCCGATTCTGCTTATCGATGAAGATGATGTTACAGCAGGCCATGCCGCTTCCGTAGGACAGGTCAATTATGAGCAAGTGTATTACCTGATGTCCCGCGGAATTACACGGCATGATGCAGAAAAACTGATCATATACGGCTTCCTGGCACCTGTTGTGTCGCAAATTCCACTGGAGGGACTGCGCAATCAGCTCCAAACTCTTGTGGAAAGGAAGTTAGGCCAATGA
- a CDS encoding cysteine desulfurase, whose amino-acid sequence MITGNIREQFPILNQKINGHPLVYLDSAATSQKPRQVIEAVKAYYEWDNANVHRGVHTLGSRATDAYEGAREKAAKFINARSTKEIIYTRGTTTALNIVASSYGPANVGEGDEIVITQMEHHSNFIPWQQLAKRTGATLKFIPLQKDGTVTLEDAENTITDNTKIVAIAYVSNVMGVTNPVKELAAIAHRHGAVIVVDGAQSTPHMKVDVQDLDCDFYAFSGHKMLAPTGIGVLYGKKALLEAMEPYEFGGEMIDDVGLYDSTWKELPWKFEGGTPIIAGAVGLGAAIDFLTEVGMDNIHQHEMKLAAYAEERLSEVNGLTIYGPRNRQVGVVTFNLGDVHPHDVATVLDAEGIAVRAGHHCCQPLMRWLEVSSTARASFYLYNNEQDVDALVDALIKAKEYFAYELG is encoded by the coding sequence ATGATTACCGGCAATATCCGGGAACAGTTCCCCATCCTGAACCAAAAGATTAACGGACATCCGCTGGTCTACCTGGACAGCGCGGCAACCTCACAGAAGCCGCGCCAGGTGATCGAGGCGGTCAAAGCATACTATGAGTGGGATAATGCTAACGTACACCGCGGTGTACATACCCTTGGCAGCCGTGCTACTGACGCTTATGAAGGTGCACGCGAGAAAGCGGCGAAGTTTATTAACGCCCGCAGCACCAAGGAGATTATTTACACCCGCGGGACGACAACTGCACTCAACATTGTTGCTTCTTCTTATGGCCCGGCGAATGTAGGTGAGGGCGATGAAATTGTCATTACCCAGATGGAGCATCACAGCAACTTCATTCCATGGCAGCAGCTGGCCAAGAGAACAGGAGCTACACTGAAATTTATTCCTCTGCAAAAGGACGGTACAGTAACGCTGGAGGATGCGGAGAACACAATTACAGACAACACCAAGATTGTGGCTATCGCTTATGTTTCCAACGTTATGGGTGTGACTAATCCGGTTAAAGAGCTGGCAGCCATTGCCCACCGTCATGGAGCAGTTATTGTAGTGGACGGGGCGCAGAGCACTCCGCATATGAAGGTGGATGTGCAGGATCTGGATTGTGATTTCTACGCATTCTCCGGACACAAAATGCTTGCCCCGACCGGAATCGGCGTGCTGTACGGCAAGAAGGCTCTGCTTGAAGCAATGGAGCCTTACGAATTCGGGGGAGAAATGATTGATGATGTCGGTCTGTACGACTCCACATGGAAAGAATTGCCCTGGAAGTTCGAAGGCGGGACACCGATCATTGCCGGTGCCGTTGGGCTTGGAGCGGCAATTGATTTCCTTACGGAAGTCGGAATGGATAACATTCACCAGCATGAGATGAAGCTGGCCGCTTATGCGGAAGAACGGCTCTCTGAGGTGAACGGGCTGACCATTTACGGTCCCCGGAACCGCCAGGTGGGAGTAGTTACATTTAATCTGGGCGATGTTCACCCGCATGATGTGGCTACGGTGCTTGATGCGGAAGGCATTGCCGTCCGTGCCGGACACCACTGCTGCCAGCCGCTGATGCGCTGGCTGGAGGTCAGCTCCACCGCCCGTGCCAGCTTCTATCTGTACAACAACGAGCAGGATGTTGATGCGCTGGTAGACGCTTTAATCAAGGCAAAGGAGTATTTCGCCTATGAACTTGGATGA
- the sufU gene encoding Fe-S cluster assembly sulfur transfer protein SufU, producing MNLDDLYRRVIMDHYKNPRNRGSFEDDALKIELNNPTCGDRITLQLKVENGVVQDARYSGEGCSISMSSASMMTEAVKGQTVDHALELADRFSSLMKGETVDFEEYEDIEALSGVNKFPARIKCATLAWNALRKGIDVEEGHQHQ from the coding sequence ATGAACTTGGATGACTTGTATAGACGCGTAATTATGGATCATTATAAAAATCCCCGGAACCGTGGTTCATTTGAGGATGACGCACTAAAGATCGAACTCAATAACCCGACCTGCGGCGACAGAATTACGCTGCAGCTGAAGGTAGAGAACGGTGTGGTTCAGGATGCACGCTACAGCGGCGAGGGCTGTTCGATCAGCATGTCCTCGGCTTCCATGATGACGGAGGCTGTCAAGGGACAGACTGTGGATCATGCGCTTGAGCTGGCTGACCGGTTCTCTTCCCTGATGAAGGGTGAAACTGTTGATTTTGAAGAATATGAAGACATTGAAGCCCTTTCCGGTGTAAATAAATTTCCGGCGCGGATCAAATGTGCCACCCTGGCATGGAACGCGCTGCGCAAAGGCATAGACGTAGAAGAAGGGCACCAACACCAATAG
- the sufB gene encoding Fe-S cluster assembly protein SufB, whose translation MAKKAPDMEEYQYGFRDEHKSIFQSGKGLTEEIVREISAIKNEPEWMLNFRLKALEQFRKMPMPKWGGNLDDLDFDDIQYYVRPSEKQGKTWEEVPSEIKETFDKLGIPEAEQKFLAGVSAQYESEVVYHSMQKNLEDQGVIFTDTDTALREHPELFKKFFGTIIPPADNKFAALNSAVWSGGSFIYVPKGVKCEVPLQAYFRINSENMGQFERTLILADEDSFVHYVEGCTAPIYSTNSLHSAVVEILCMKNARVRYTTIQNWAPNIYNLVTKRAVAEENATMEWVDGNIGSKLTMKYPAVVLKGRGAKGSVLSIAVAGKDQHQDAGAKMIHLAPDTTSTIVSKSISKHGGKVTYRGLASFGRQAEGAKANIKCDTLILDNESTSDTIPYNEIMNDNIILEHEATVSKVSEEQLFYLMSRGLSEADATQMIIMGFIEPFTKELPMEYAVEMNRLIKFEMEGSIG comes from the coding sequence ATGGCTAAGAAAGCGCCTGATATGGAGGAATACCAGTACGGGTTCCGTGATGAGCACAAGTCAATATTTCAGTCTGGTAAAGGACTCACGGAAGAAATCGTCCGGGAAATCTCCGCAATCAAAAATGAGCCGGAGTGGATGCTGAATTTCCGTCTCAAGGCTCTGGAGCAATTCCGTAAGATGCCGATGCCAAAATGGGGCGGCAATCTGGATGATTTGGATTTTGACGATATTCAATATTATGTAAGACCTTCCGAGAAGCAAGGGAAGACCTGGGAAGAGGTTCCTTCCGAAATCAAGGAAACCTTTGACAAGCTGGGTATTCCGGAAGCGGAGCAAAAGTTTCTGGCCGGTGTCTCGGCACAGTACGAATCTGAGGTAGTTTATCACAGCATGCAGAAGAATCTTGAAGATCAAGGGGTTATCTTCACGGATACCGATACTGCGCTGCGTGAGCACCCTGAGCTGTTCAAGAAATTCTTCGGTACAATAATTCCTCCGGCAGATAACAAGTTTGCCGCGCTTAACAGCGCAGTATGGTCCGGCGGCAGCTTCATCTATGTGCCAAAAGGCGTGAAATGCGAAGTGCCTCTGCAGGCTTACTTCCGCATCAACTCTGAGAACATGGGACAATTCGAGCGTACGCTGATCCTTGCTGATGAAGACAGCTTTGTACACTATGTAGAAGGCTGTACAGCACCGATCTACAGCACGAACTCCCTGCACAGTGCCGTTGTAGAAATTCTGTGCATGAAGAATGCCCGTGTCCGTTATACAACGATTCAGAACTGGGCACCTAACATTTATAATCTCGTTACCAAACGTGCGGTAGCCGAAGAGAATGCCACCATGGAATGGGTGGACGGAAACATCGGCTCCAAGCTGACGATGAAATATCCTGCGGTTGTACTTAAAGGCCGCGGAGCGAAGGGGTCGGTATTGTCCATTGCGGTAGCAGGCAAAGACCAGCACCAGGATGCAGGCGCCAAAATGATTCACCTGGCTCCGGACACGACTTCCACCATCGTATCGAAATCGATCAGCAAGCATGGCGGCAAGGTAACTTACCGCGGTCTCGCTTCCTTCGGCCGTCAGGCGGAAGGCGCCAAAGCAAACATCAAGTGCGATACGCTCATTCTGGATAATGAGTCCACCTCGGACACCATTCCATACAATGAGATTATGAACGATAACATCATCCTTGAGCATGAAGCAACGGTATCCAAGGTTTCTGAAGAGCAGCTGTTCTACCTCATGAGCCGCGGTCTTAGCGAAGCTGACGCCACACAGATGATTATTATGGGCTTCATCGAGCCGTTCACCAAAGAACTGCCGATGGAATACGCCGTAGAAATGAACCGTCTCATCAAATTCGAGATGGAAGGCTCTATCGGTTAA